One part of the Sorangiineae bacterium MSr11954 genome encodes these proteins:
- a CDS encoding PEGA domain-containing protein produces the protein MLPFRHRLVFGLATALLLASPPLAAQSADALIAHGVTLREQGRDEEALAEFRKAYAVAPTPRAQAQMGLAEQALGLWTAAEEHVRAALGAESDPWIAKNRAPLAQSLKTIEQHLGTLDVRGPAGAEVFVDGGKVGQLPLAHGLRLEAGGRTLELRAPGYQSTSRMVTILPDKTARETIELRPLRRPDPDQTTVPGQPPPRASNPPPDAKPGSTQRTVGWILTGAGGAAIVTGIVGLIVRNAEVSGYNDDPQCPGMNSPLPNPPQCQSHVSAADRWKIVGIAGLAAGAALGGTGVALVLTAPSGPHATAGISFSGKF, from the coding sequence GTGCTTCCTTTCCGTCATCGTCTCGTTTTTGGCCTTGCGACGGCGCTCCTGCTCGCATCCCCTCCACTTGCCGCGCAAAGCGCCGACGCGCTGATCGCACATGGCGTCACCCTGCGCGAGCAAGGTCGCGACGAAGAGGCGCTGGCCGAGTTTCGCAAAGCGTACGCCGTCGCCCCCACCCCGCGCGCGCAAGCGCAAATGGGCCTCGCCGAGCAGGCGCTCGGCCTCTGGACGGCCGCCGAGGAGCACGTCCGCGCGGCCCTCGGCGCGGAGAGCGATCCCTGGATCGCCAAGAACCGCGCGCCCCTGGCGCAGTCGCTCAAGACCATCGAACAGCACTTGGGCACCCTCGACGTGCGCGGCCCCGCGGGCGCGGAGGTCTTCGTCGACGGCGGCAAGGTGGGCCAGCTACCGCTCGCGCACGGCCTGCGCCTCGAGGCGGGCGGCCGAACCCTCGAGCTGCGCGCGCCGGGCTACCAATCGACGTCGCGCATGGTCACCATCCTGCCCGACAAGACGGCGCGCGAGACCATCGAGCTGCGCCCCTTGCGCAGACCCGACCCCGACCAAACCACCGTCCCCGGCCAACCGCCGCCCCGCGCATCCAACCCGCCCCCCGACGCAAAACCAGGCAGCACCCAGCGCACGGTCGGATGGATCCTCACCGGCGCCGGCGGCGCGGCCATCGTCACGGGGATCGTCGGCTTGATCGTGCGCAACGCGGAGGTGTCCGGGTACAACGACGATCCCCAATGCCCGGGCATGAACAGCCCGCTGCCCAACCCGCCGCAGTGTCAGTCCCACGTCTCGGCCGCCGATCGCTGGAAAATCGTCGGCATCGCGGGGCTGGCGGCCGGCGCCGCCTTGGGGGGCACCGGCGTGGCGCTGGTGCTCACGGCGCCCAGCGGTCCACACGCTACGGCGGGCATATCGTTCTCGGGCAAATTCTGA
- a CDS encoding serine/threonine protein kinase, producing MVPPQQKLPVRVGDIVDGKYRVERVLGMGGMGIIAAATHVQLEQSVALKFVLPHVNESESFRERFLREARATVRLKSEHVARVHDVGTTADGVPFLVMELLEGIDLSKLVHERGPLPVADAVEYVLQACDAIIEAHRLGIVHRDLKPANLFVTRRPNGMPLVKVLDFGISKFVGPSAIDTPSLTQSSTVLGSPLYMAPEQLRSARAVDTRTDIWSIGVICYELLTGHVPFTGDTMTELCLKVVGDPVVPPDHTRDDLPPGLVAVVMRCLEKDPNRRFPNVAALAAALEPFSASAVRGVTERTWRSLATTAAPSDLPPQRPREPQLSATENPTWGGTQPMEAQPGKSRAFAFGLIAGGALVAFGAAGLFMARSDVHEGGRGSAAGVARALAPEAAVAPFASSGASEPAHALAGSNGTESALAGMDVDAGAPGAGAGGGIGTIATASATAPGSAAPVRPKRAPRATAAAGAAGGAGAAAGTSGSAAPASSATHGESTQPEAPRTSPNGAPILH from the coding sequence ATGGTTCCCCCGCAGCAAAAGCTCCCCGTCCGAGTCGGCGATATCGTCGACGGAAAGTACCGCGTCGAGCGCGTGCTCGGAATGGGTGGTATGGGGATCATCGCCGCCGCCACCCATGTGCAGCTCGAGCAATCGGTGGCGCTCAAGTTCGTTTTGCCCCATGTGAACGAGAGCGAGTCGTTTCGGGAGCGGTTTTTGCGTGAGGCGCGGGCCACCGTGCGGCTCAAAAGCGAGCACGTGGCGCGCGTCCACGACGTGGGCACCACGGCGGACGGCGTCCCGTTTCTGGTCATGGAGCTCCTGGAGGGCATCGATCTCTCCAAGCTGGTGCACGAGCGGGGACCGCTGCCGGTGGCCGATGCCGTCGAATATGTGCTCCAGGCGTGCGACGCCATCATCGAAGCGCATCGATTGGGCATCGTGCACCGCGATCTCAAGCCCGCCAACCTGTTCGTCACCCGGCGGCCAAACGGCATGCCGCTCGTCAAGGTGCTCGATTTCGGCATATCGAAGTTCGTGGGCCCGAGCGCCATCGATACACCTTCGCTCACGCAGTCGAGCACCGTGCTCGGCTCCCCGCTCTACATGGCCCCCGAGCAGCTGCGCTCGGCCCGCGCGGTCGATACGCGAACGGACATCTGGTCCATTGGCGTCATTTGCTACGAGCTTCTCACCGGCCATGTGCCCTTCACCGGCGACACCATGACCGAGCTATGCCTCAAGGTCGTCGGCGATCCCGTCGTTCCCCCCGATCATACGCGCGACGATCTTCCGCCGGGGCTCGTGGCCGTGGTGATGCGCTGCCTCGAAAAAGATCCCAACCGGCGCTTTCCCAATGTGGCCGCGCTGGCCGCGGCGCTCGAGCCCTTCTCCGCCAGCGCGGTGCGCGGGGTCACCGAGCGCACCTGGCGATCGCTCGCCACCACGGCCGCGCCCAGCGATTTGCCGCCGCAGCGCCCGCGGGAGCCGCAGCTCAGCGCCACGGAGAACCCGACGTGGGGCGGCACGCAACCGATGGAGGCGCAGCCCGGGAAGAGTCGCGCGTTTGCCTTTGGGCTGATCGCCGGCGGTGCGCTGGTGGCGTTTGGGGCGGCGGGGTTGTTCATGGCGCGAAGCGATGTGCACGAGGGTGGGCGGGGATCGGCCGCAGGGGTCGCACGGGCGTTGGCGCCGGAGGCTGCCGTGGCGCCGTTTGCTTCATCGGGCGCCTCGGAGCCGGCGCATGCCTTGGCGGGCTCGAACGGAACGGAGTCGGCGCTCGCCGGGATGGACGTCGATGCGGGTGCGCCTGGCGCGGGCGCGGGTGGCGGAATCGGTACGATTGCTACCGCAAGCGCCACCGCGCCGGGATCGGCGGCGCCCGTACGACCAAAGCGCGCCCCGCGTGCGACAGCCGCCGCGGGTGCAGCTGGTGGAGCCGGTGCAGCGGCGGGCACGTCGGGCTCCGCGGCACCTGCGTCCAGCGCGACCCATGGTGAATCGACGCAGCCGGAAGCGCCACGCACATCGCCGAACGGCGCGCCAATTCTTCACTAG
- a CDS encoding queuosine precursor transporter, translating into MVAFVTILVCSNLIGPAKIAQVEAPIVGTLTFGAGVMFFPISYVFGDILTEVYGYARSRRVIWAGFSGLAFASLMAYVIVSLPPAPFWKNQGAYEVAFGSTWRISLASLVAYCCGEFANSYILAKMKILTEGKRLWMRTIGSTIFGEGVDSLLFYPLAFYDTGIIPNDKLPSVMLAQFVTKIAVEVVFTPVTYKLVGWLKKAEQEDYYDRDTNFTPFSLKA; encoded by the coding sequence ATGGTCGCATTCGTGACCATTCTCGTGTGCTCCAATCTCATAGGCCCCGCCAAAATTGCGCAGGTCGAGGCCCCCATCGTCGGCACCCTGACCTTCGGCGCCGGCGTGATGTTCTTCCCAATCTCCTACGTCTTCGGGGACATTCTGACCGAGGTCTATGGCTACGCGCGATCGCGCCGCGTCATTTGGGCGGGCTTCTCCGGTCTCGCCTTCGCCTCCCTGATGGCCTACGTCATCGTATCCCTGCCCCCCGCCCCATTCTGGAAGAACCAAGGCGCCTATGAAGTCGCCTTCGGCTCCACCTGGCGCATCTCCCTCGCCTCCCTCGTCGCCTACTGCTGCGGCGAGTTCGCCAACTCCTACATCCTCGCCAAAATGAAGATCCTCACCGAGGGCAAGCGCCTCTGGATGCGCACCATCGGCTCCACCATCTTTGGCGAAGGCGTCGACTCCCTGCTCTTCTACCCGCTGGCCTTTTACGATACGGGCATCATCCCCAACGACAAACTGCCCTCCGTCATGCTGGCGCAGTTCGTGACGAAGATCGCCGTCGAGGTGGTGTTTACCCCGGTCACCTACAAGCTGGTGGGCTGGCTCAAGAAGGCCGAGCAAGAAGATTATTACGACCGCGATACCAACTTTACGCCGTTTTCGCTCAAAGCTTGA
- a CDS encoding metallophosphoesterase — MSDALLVHLSDLHFCQSKDRDPGSRFRASLFQAIADVVKEAAPARVGVAITGDLVDSSETPAETISAAFSAFLRDLREAVGQAPVVLLPGNHDRRGSGIFAPWSTRAMDHIAHAMAGDPHVFVHAPTADEPLARHLPALSEVLNAHVVAYDSTHAVDGRFSAGGMFRTEDLLAVPGIVASDRPVVLLLHHHLVPTPVTDVGAVDTSHAPWPQQMFVGHFLPWLVSFADREELFMTALGAGTALTLLNALGSPTLVLHGHKHYPTARLLRAVQSGDGDVLVASAGSAGVLEHYRALGPIERTFLWASFNAIFFRGGEVEIETVFFSPKGTRPNVRQSIARAMRNGASWDAAPVRAPKPSEVLASSDDAEFRLEPGRQGVWDVTCTRRVITPAKSAKFYVEPIESLPRAEITGDAVTIEPNGQAMLSIHAVETAETSYRARGGIVRTVAEARRLAPGDGFSPFASVCLKVRRGARSARLVLRGLPNAAAITFGTLTDLNTGHKRPVPLQEIEDGVALVVPSCPARRLLRIHWPLERGS, encoded by the coding sequence GTGAGTGACGCGCTCCTCGTTCATCTCTCCGATCTGCATTTCTGCCAATCCAAGGACCGCGATCCGGGTTCCCGGTTTCGAGCCAGCCTCTTCCAAGCCATCGCGGACGTGGTCAAAGAAGCAGCCCCCGCGCGGGTGGGGGTCGCCATTACGGGCGACTTGGTCGACAGCTCCGAGACGCCCGCCGAGACCATCTCGGCGGCTTTCTCCGCCTTCTTGCGCGATTTGCGCGAGGCGGTGGGGCAGGCGCCCGTCGTGCTCCTGCCCGGCAACCACGATCGACGCGGATCGGGCATCTTTGCGCCTTGGTCGACCCGCGCCATGGATCACATCGCGCACGCCATGGCCGGCGATCCGCACGTGTTCGTGCACGCGCCCACCGCCGACGAGCCGCTCGCCCGGCACCTGCCCGCGCTGTCCGAGGTGCTCAACGCCCACGTGGTGGCCTACGACAGCACGCACGCCGTCGATGGTCGGTTCTCGGCCGGCGGCATGTTTCGCACGGAGGATCTGCTCGCCGTGCCCGGCATCGTGGCCTCGGATCGTCCCGTGGTGTTGCTCCTGCACCATCACTTGGTGCCAACCCCCGTGACCGACGTCGGAGCGGTGGATACCTCGCACGCGCCATGGCCCCAGCAAATGTTCGTGGGGCACTTTCTCCCGTGGCTCGTGTCCTTTGCGGACCGCGAGGAGCTCTTCATGACCGCCCTCGGCGCCGGGACCGCGCTCACCTTGCTCAACGCGCTCGGCTCGCCGACCCTGGTGCTGCACGGCCACAAGCACTATCCGACCGCGCGCCTCTTGCGCGCCGTGCAGTCGGGCGATGGCGATGTGCTGGTCGCGTCGGCGGGGAGCGCGGGGGTCCTGGAGCATTACCGCGCGCTCGGGCCCATCGAGCGCACCTTTCTATGGGCGTCGTTCAACGCCATTTTCTTCCGTGGCGGGGAGGTCGAGATCGAGACCGTCTTCTTCTCGCCCAAGGGAACGCGCCCCAATGTGCGCCAGAGCATCGCGCGCGCCATGCGAAACGGCGCTTCGTGGGACGCCGCGCCCGTGCGCGCGCCAAAGCCCTCCGAGGTGCTCGCGAGCTCGGACGACGCCGAGTTTCGGCTGGAGCCCGGTCGCCAGGGGGTTTGGGACGTCACGTGCACGCGCCGGGTCATCACGCCGGCGAAGTCGGCCAAGTTCTATGTGGAGCCCATCGAATCGCTCCCGCGCGCCGAGATCACCGGCGACGCGGTCACCATCGAGCCCAACGGGCAAGCGATGCTCTCGATCCACGCCGTCGAGACGGCCGAGACCTCGTACCGCGCGCGCGGAGGCATCGTCCGCACCGTGGCCGAGGCGCGGCGGCTCGCGCCGGGGGATGGCTTTTCGCCTTTTGCGTCGGTGTGCCTCAAAGTGCGCCGGGGCGCGCGCTCGGCGCGCCTGGTGTTGCGCGGTCTGCCGAATGCGGCCGCCATCACCTTCGGCACGCTCACCGACTTGAACACCGGTCACAAGCGCCCCGTCCCCCTTCAGGAGATCGAAGACGGTGTCGCCCTCGTCGTTCCGTCGTGCCCCGCGAGGCGCTTGCTTCGGATCCATTGGCCGCTGGAGCGTGGCTCCTGA
- a CDS encoding aminopeptidase: MAAFFLRFPRSSRVSRISRVSRISRVSRLGRRRWLAALPITALTLACSSSDEASRAAPSPSRVEESSHALETRDELDANTDYDVQRYDLKGELDWERLRLVATVGIQLRHQNLARIALDSAVDVRAVRLAHGGPLPFTVDREHQKLLVDLPPEARSRRVVRLDIDYEADAVITPELTQNARMYMMPALKGDPAPVRMASTFSEPFGAQFWMPCHDTPSDRAVFSVEMRLPAHERLVANGDLRFDRQDEATNTHRMKYDSGFPLPTYVMAFFAGDVEAETIQHGRVPISIWHRRGLRNDYATVISETVRAMDRYERLFGPYPFDRYSQIFTPGGGGLENATITQMGEWFLDFGSYGNLNTGAHELAHHWFGDLVTNTSFYDVWFKEGMATLLATEALLPILDEEGIGTLGIERRIPNDGEAIVRDRSLPVMPYGSGPYARAAWLLTQIRSILGDDPFWRTLRGVLRQYRFASIDTDQFVAAFAPRLGPDATSRVARALTAKRLPRLEVEPGTPAGAFVTLRDPDGAIVAPMTVRWIAPDGTSRDQTLAIDARVALAPQIEGEFLVIDPPDIHLDAKRLATLASPASGKNFETYVAPLLVPKGPGALAQWLHAGGIHQMAVLSRTMPAVGPERFDAFLKELDAEGAKMLAISRACDVASDPALDPEARARWTAVLTRALRDPPSTLGLRDLSSRRFAACGKILDVEELFASDWAKLEAEPSARGLPENRVAFLTRFDLSPAREWAIWSHVATHSSALNQRGQAVYKLRDDAYRGLVPAEDIPTWRAFFVRLLTESQDYTVLSSAIAGVVATRASAPADSAPALAGLNAVLHDPVDYWYGDIHGDAVCAAYALTGRSPGSPAWQTFVAGLSDARLKADVQARVDNPAACPP, translated from the coding sequence ATGGCCGCCTTTTTCCTTCGCTTCCCTCGCTCCTCTCGCGTCTCGCGCATCTCTCGCGTCTCGCGCATCTCGCGCGTCTCCCGCTTGGGCCGCAGACGATGGCTCGCGGCGCTCCCCATCACCGCCCTCACCCTGGCATGCTCCAGCTCGGACGAAGCTTCGCGCGCGGCGCCGAGCCCCTCGCGCGTGGAAGAATCTTCCCACGCGCTCGAAACACGCGACGAGCTCGACGCCAATACCGATTACGACGTTCAACGCTACGATTTGAAAGGAGAGCTCGACTGGGAGCGCCTCCGTCTCGTCGCGACGGTCGGCATCCAGCTCCGGCACCAAAACCTCGCGCGCATCGCCCTCGACAGCGCGGTCGATGTGCGCGCGGTGCGTTTGGCGCATGGCGGGCCGCTGCCCTTCACGGTGGACCGCGAGCACCAAAAGCTGCTCGTGGATCTCCCGCCCGAGGCGCGCTCCCGGCGCGTGGTGCGGCTCGACATCGACTACGAGGCGGACGCCGTCATCACCCCCGAGCTCACGCAGAACGCGCGCATGTACATGATGCCCGCGCTCAAAGGCGATCCGGCGCCCGTGCGCATGGCCTCCACCTTCTCCGAGCCCTTCGGCGCGCAGTTCTGGATGCCGTGCCACGATACGCCCTCGGACCGCGCGGTCTTCTCGGTGGAGATGCGCCTGCCCGCGCACGAGCGCTTGGTCGCCAACGGCGATTTGCGGTTCGATCGCCAGGACGAGGCCACGAACACCCACCGCATGAAGTACGACAGCGGATTTCCATTGCCCACGTACGTGATGGCGTTCTTCGCGGGCGACGTGGAGGCGGAGACCATCCAACACGGCCGGGTGCCCATCTCCATCTGGCACCGAAGGGGTCTCCGAAATGATTACGCGACCGTGATCTCCGAGACGGTTCGCGCGATGGATCGGTACGAGCGGCTCTTTGGCCCTTATCCCTTCGACCGCTATTCGCAAATCTTCACCCCCGGCGGCGGGGGCTTGGAGAACGCCACCATCACGCAGATGGGCGAGTGGTTCTTGGATTTCGGCAGCTACGGCAACCTCAATACGGGCGCGCACGAGCTCGCGCACCATTGGTTCGGCGATTTGGTCACCAACACCAGCTTTTACGATGTTTGGTTCAAAGAAGGCATGGCCACCCTGCTGGCGACCGAGGCCCTGCTCCCCATTTTGGACGAGGAGGGGATCGGCACCCTGGGGATCGAGCGGCGCATACCCAACGACGGCGAGGCCATCGTGCGCGATCGCTCTCTGCCCGTCATGCCCTATGGCTCCGGCCCCTACGCGCGCGCCGCGTGGCTCTTGACGCAAATTCGAAGCATCCTGGGCGACGACCCTTTTTGGCGGACCCTCCGCGGCGTCTTGCGCCAATACCGTTTTGCCTCCATCGACACCGACCAATTCGTCGCCGCCTTCGCGCCGCGTTTGGGGCCCGATGCCACGTCCCGCGTCGCGCGGGCGCTCACCGCCAAGCGCCTGCCGCGGCTGGAGGTCGAGCCGGGGACACCCGCGGGCGCCTTCGTCACCCTCCGCGATCCGGACGGCGCGATCGTCGCGCCCATGACCGTGCGCTGGATAGCACCCGACGGAACGTCGCGCGATCAGACCTTGGCCATCGACGCGCGCGTCGCACTCGCGCCCCAGATCGAGGGCGAGTTTCTGGTGATCGATCCGCCCGACATCCACCTCGACGCCAAGAGGCTCGCCACCTTGGCCAGCCCCGCCTCCGGCAAGAACTTCGAGACGTACGTGGCGCCGCTGCTGGTGCCAAAGGGCCCCGGAGCGCTCGCGCAATGGCTGCACGCGGGCGGGATCCATCAAATGGCGGTGCTTTCACGGACGATGCCCGCGGTGGGCCCCGAGCGGTTCGACGCGTTCCTGAAGGAGCTCGACGCGGAGGGCGCGAAGATGTTGGCCATCTCGCGCGCCTGCGACGTGGCCAGCGATCCGGCGCTCGATCCGGAGGCGCGCGCGCGGTGGACGGCCGTGCTCACGCGCGCGCTGCGCGATCCGCCGTCCACCTTGGGCCTGCGCGATCTGTCGAGCCGCCGATTTGCCGCGTGCGGCAAGATCCTCGACGTCGAAGAGCTGTTCGCCTCGGATTGGGCGAAGCTCGAGGCGGAGCCCTCGGCGCGGGGGCTCCCGGAGAACCGCGTCGCCTTCCTCACCCGCTTCGATCTTTCGCCCGCGCGCGAGTGGGCCATCTGGTCCCATGTCGCGACCCATTCGAGCGCGCTCAACCAGCGGGGCCAGGCGGTGTACAAGCTCCGGGACGACGCGTACCGCGGTCTCGTGCCCGCCGAGGACATCCCCACGTGGCGCGCGTTCTTCGTTCGCTTGCTCACGGAGTCGCAGGATTACACGGTGCTCTCGAGCGCCATTGCGGGCGTGGTGGCGACCCGGGCCAGCGCGCCGGCGGACAGCGCCCCGGCGCTCGCGGGCTTGAACGCGGTCCTCCACGATCCGGTGGACTATTGGTACGGCGATATCCATGGCGACGCCGTCTGCGCCGCGTACGCGCTCACGGGCCGATCACCTGGGTCACCCGCGTGGCAAACGTTCGTCGCGGGGCTCTCGGACGCGCGGCTGAAGGCCGATGTCCAAGCGCGGGTCGACAATCCGGCGGCCTGTCCGCCCTGA
- a CDS encoding DEAD/DEAH box helicase family protein, giving the protein MSLTFASGTLEIRGVPHDREASVPASVPVPGLAWDDRTMCYRAPAVAYADVVRWLVAAKIPYEDDARRYPTLDAGARVHREPRPFQSEALSAWRAQRGRGVVVLPTGAGKSHVALMAIDDKRRGSLVVAPTLDLVRQWIDVLQTTFGVHVGLVGGGDHDVQPLTVTTYDSLYLHAEHLGSRFGLIVFDECHHLPSAAYSLAARACLAPYRLGLTATPERADGREADLAELIGPVAYRRDIVELSGEYLAEYETERVSIELSPEEREEHDTERAIYRDFVQSHGIRMSHPSGWGEFIMMASQSASGRRALAAYRRQRELAFAPKAKLEYLEYLLFQHRQDRAILFTQDNATAYGIARRFLVPVLTHQTKVRERSAILKAFAEGTYHALATSKVLNEGVDVPDANVAVILSGSGSVREHVQRLGRILRKKGDKRAVLYELVTESTTETFTSERRREHSAYR; this is encoded by the coding sequence GTGTCTTTGACGTTTGCATCCGGCACCCTCGAGATTCGAGGCGTGCCGCACGACCGTGAAGCGTCCGTTCCCGCGTCCGTTCCGGTTCCCGGGCTCGCGTGGGACGATCGCACCATGTGTTACCGCGCACCCGCCGTGGCGTATGCCGACGTGGTGCGATGGCTGGTCGCGGCCAAGATCCCCTACGAGGACGACGCACGACGTTATCCGACCCTCGACGCCGGTGCGCGCGTGCACCGCGAGCCGCGGCCCTTTCAAAGCGAGGCGCTCTCCGCCTGGCGCGCGCAGCGCGGGCGCGGGGTGGTCGTCTTGCCCACGGGCGCGGGCAAGAGCCATGTGGCGCTCATGGCCATCGACGACAAGCGCCGCGGCAGCCTGGTCGTCGCGCCCACCTTGGACTTGGTGCGTCAGTGGATCGACGTCCTCCAGACCACCTTTGGCGTGCACGTCGGGCTGGTGGGCGGCGGCGATCACGATGTGCAGCCGCTCACCGTCACCACCTACGACTCGCTGTACCTGCACGCCGAGCACCTGGGCTCGCGCTTTGGCCTCATCGTCTTCGACGAGTGCCACCACCTGCCCAGCGCCGCGTACTCGCTCGCCGCGCGCGCCTGCCTCGCGCCCTATCGCCTGGGGCTCACCGCCACCCCCGAGCGGGCCGATGGACGCGAGGCCGATCTGGCGGAGCTGATCGGCCCCGTCGCCTACCGCCGCGACATCGTGGAGCTCTCGGGCGAGTACCTCGCGGAGTACGAGACGGAGCGCGTCTCCATCGAGCTCTCGCCGGAGGAGCGCGAGGAGCACGATACGGAGCGCGCCATTTACCGCGACTTCGTGCAGAGCCACGGCATTCGTATGAGCCACCCCTCGGGCTGGGGCGAGTTCATCATGATGGCCTCGCAGAGCGCGAGCGGCCGCCGGGCCTTGGCCGCGTACCGACGGCAGCGCGAGCTGGCCTTTGCGCCGAAGGCCAAGCTCGAATACCTCGAGTACCTGCTCTTTCAGCACCGCCAGGACCGCGCCATCCTCTTTACGCAAGACAACGCCACCGCGTATGGCATCGCGCGGCGCTTTCTCGTGCCCGTGCTCACCCATCAGACCAAGGTGCGCGAGCGCAGCGCCATTTTGAAGGCGTTCGCCGAGGGCACGTACCACGCGCTCGCCACCTCCAAGGTGCTCAACGAGGGCGTCGACGTCCCCGACGCCAATGTGGCCGTGATCCTCTCGGGCAGCGGCTCGGTGCGCGAGCACGTGCAGAGGCTCGGGCGCATTTTGCGCAAGAAAGGCGACAAACGCGCGGTGCTCTACGAGCTGGTGACCGAGTCCACCACCGAGACGTTCACGAGCGAGCGGCGGAGGGAGCACAGTGCTTACCGTTGA
- a CDS encoding DUF790 family protein has protein sequence MLTVDLVNARRKKGELQLVALDGAARERALVIAERLITAAREHVGLTREELTAATSAIDVDAREHRLRAGLAKLVEDRCAFDAADDVDPEALRREVFTRASAVRAALGPGEHFDRDAVLDALARERETSREALERALFSDLRGAHRLLAFDAPSAKTLVLAYEHGQAQAVLLRAVNVQVDVQCTSAATLRAFFRRLKFLRLLHTIEKLEKGYRITIDGPFSIFESVTKYGLQLALILPALEECDSWKLQANVRWGKERTPLVFKLEGGFAAGGEGARAGEPALPDDIETLMRNFEALGTGWKVGPNTTILELPGIGLAIPDLVFERGKGKRRETVYLEVMGYWSRAAVWQRVELVRAGLAERVLFAVSSRLRVSEEVLGDDLPGALYVYKGTMNARAIAERLERLG, from the coding sequence GTGCTTACCGTTGATCTGGTGAACGCGCGCCGCAAGAAGGGCGAGCTCCAGCTGGTGGCGCTCGACGGCGCCGCGCGCGAGCGGGCGCTGGTCATCGCCGAGCGGCTCATCACGGCCGCGCGCGAGCACGTGGGCCTGACCCGCGAGGAGCTCACGGCAGCCACCTCGGCCATCGACGTCGATGCGCGCGAGCACCGCCTGCGGGCCGGTCTGGCCAAGCTCGTGGAGGACCGCTGCGCGTTCGACGCGGCCGATGACGTGGATCCCGAGGCGCTGCGCCGCGAGGTGTTCACCCGCGCCAGCGCCGTGCGGGCCGCGCTCGGCCCGGGCGAGCACTTCGACCGCGACGCCGTCCTCGACGCGCTGGCCCGCGAGCGCGAGACCAGCCGCGAGGCGCTGGAGCGCGCCCTCTTCTCCGATTTGCGCGGCGCGCACCGGCTCTTGGCCTTCGACGCGCCCTCGGCGAAGACCCTCGTATTGGCCTACGAGCACGGCCAGGCGCAGGCGGTGCTGCTCCGCGCGGTGAATGTCCAGGTCGACGTGCAGTGCACCTCCGCCGCGACCCTGCGCGCGTTCTTTCGACGCCTCAAGTTTCTTCGCTTGTTGCACACGATTGAAAAGTTGGAGAAGGGATATCGCATCACCATCGACGGCCCCTTCAGCATCTTCGAGTCGGTGACCAAATATGGATTGCAGCTCGCGCTGATCCTGCCCGCGCTCGAGGAGTGCGATTCGTGGAAGCTCCAGGCCAACGTGCGCTGGGGCAAGGAGCGCACGCCGCTGGTGTTCAAGCTCGAGGGCGGATTTGCGGCGGGCGGCGAGGGCGCGCGCGCGGGCGAGCCGGCGCTCCCTGATGACATCGAGACCCTGATGCGCAACTTCGAGGCGCTCGGCACCGGGTGGAAGGTGGGGCCGAACACGACGATCCTCGAGCTACCCGGCATCGGGCTGGCCATACCCGATTTGGTCTTCGAGCGCGGAAAGGGCAAGCGCCGCGAGACCGTGTACCTGGAGGTGATGGGCTATTGGAGCCGCGCCGCCGTGTGGCAGCGGGTCGAGCTCGTTCGCGCCGGCCTCGCCGAGCGCGTTCTCTTTGCCGTCAGCTCGCGCCTTCGGGTCAGCGAAGAGGTCCTCGGCGACGATCTCCCCGGGGCACTTTACGTCTACAAAGGAACCATGAACGCACGCGCCATCGCCGAACGTCTGGAGCGACTCGGATGA